One genomic segment of Hippoglossus hippoglossus isolate fHipHip1 chromosome 22, fHipHip1.pri, whole genome shotgun sequence includes these proteins:
- the LOC117756273 gene encoding histone H2B-like, with amino-acid sequence MPEPAKPAPKKGSKKAVAKAPGKAGKKRRKSRKESYAIYVYKVLKQVHPDTGISSKAMGIMNCFVSDIFERIAGEASRLAHYNKRSTITSREIQTAVRLLLPGELAKHAVSEGTKAVTKYTSSK; translated from the coding sequence ATGCCTGAACCAGCGAAGCCTGCGCCCAAGAAGGGCTCCAAGAAAGCGGTGGCGAAGGCCCCCGGTAAGGccggaaagaagaggagaaagtccaggAAGGAGAGCTACGCCATCTACGTGTACAAGGTGCTGAAGCAGGTCCACCCCGACACTGGGATCTCCTCCAAGGCCATGGGCATCATGAACTGCTTCGTGAGCGACATCTTCGAGCGCATCGCCGGTGAGGCCTCTCGTCTGGCTCATTACAACAAGCgctccaccatcacctccagggAGATTCAGACCGccgtccgcctgctgctgcccggGGAGCTGGCTAAACACGCCGTGTCTGAGGGCACCAAGGCCGTGACCAAGTACACCAGCTCCAAGTAA
- the LOC117756289 gene encoding histone H4, translating into MSGRGKGGKGLGKGGAKRHRKVLRDNIQGITKPAIRRLARRGGVKRISGLIYEETRGVLKVFLENVIRDAVTYTEHAKRKTVTAMDVVYALKRQGRTLYGFGG; encoded by the coding sequence ATGTCTGGacgaggaaagggaggaaaagggctCGGTAAAGGAGGCGCAAAGCGTCACCGCAAAGTTCTCCGTGATAACATCCAGGGAATTACCAAGCCCGCCATCCGCCGCCTGGCTCGCCGTGGCGGAGTGAAGCGTATCTCCGGTCTGATCTACGAGGAGACCCGCGGCGTGTTGAAGGTTTTCCTGGAGAATGTGATCCGCGATGCTGTCACCTACACCGAGCACGCCAAGAGGAAGACCGTGACCGCCATGGACGTGGTGTATGCTCTGAAGAGACAGGGCCGCACTCTGTACGGCTTCGGTGGATAA
- the LOC117756241 gene encoding histone H3: protein MARTKQTARKSTGGKAPRKQLATKAARKSAPATGGVKKPHRYRPGTVALREIRRYQKSTELLIRKLPFQRLVREIAQDFKTDLRFQSSAVMALQEASEAYLVGLFEDTNLCAIHAKRVTIMPKDIQLARRIRGERA from the coding sequence ATGGCAAGAACCAAGCAGACCGCGCGTAAATCCACCGGAGGCAAAGCCCCCAGGAAGCAACTGGCCACCAAGGCTGCTCGTAAGAGCGCCCCGGCCACCGGCGGCGTGAAGAAGCCTCACCGTTACAGGCCCGGTACCGTGGCTCTGAGAGAGATCCGTCGCTACCAGAAATCGACGGAGCTGCTGATCCGCAAGCTGCCCTTCCAGCGCCTGGTCAGAGAAATCGCTCAGGATTTCAAGACCGACCTGCGCTTCCAGAGCTCCGCTGTCATGGCTCTGCAGGAGGCCAGCGAGGCTTACCTGGTCGGCCTGTTTGAGGACACCAACCTGTGCGCCATCCACGCCAAGAGGGTTACCATCATGCCCAAGGACATACAGCTGGCCCGCCGCATCCGCGGAGAGAGAgcttaa
- the LOC117756261 gene encoding histone H2B-like, which produces MPEPVKPAPKKGSKKAVAKAPGKAGKKRRKSRKESYAIYVYKVLKQVHPDTGISSKAMGIMNCFVSDIFERIAGEASRLAHYNKRATITSREIQTAVRLLLPGELAKHAVSEGTKAVTKYTSSK; this is translated from the exons ATGCCTGAACCAGTGAAGCCTGCGCCCAAGAAGGGCTCCAAGAAAGCGGTGGCGAAGGCCCCCGGTAAGGccggaaagaagaggagaaagtccaggAAGGAGAGCTACGCCATCTACGTGTACAAGGTGCTGAAGCAGGTCCACCCCGACACTGGGATCTCCTCCAAGGCCATGGGCATCATGAACTGCTTCGTGAGCGACATCTTCGAGCGCATCGCCGGTGAGGCCTCTCGTCTGGCTCATTACAACAAGCGCgccaccatcacctccagggAGATTCAGACCGccgtccgcctgctgctgcccggGGAGCTGGCTAAACACGCCGTGTCTGAGGGCACCAAGGCCGTGACCAAGTACACCAGCTCCAA gtga
- the LOC117756223 gene encoding histone H1-like — MTEVAPAQAPAAATAKAAKKTAVKPKKVGPSVSELIVKAVSASKERSGVSVAALKKALAGGGYDVEKNNARVNNTIKKLVVNETLVQTKGTGATGSFKMSKKVETKVQKPVKKAAPKAKKPAAKKPAVAKKPKSAAAKKPAAAKKSLKKVTKPAAAKEPTKSPKKVAAKSPKKVAAKSPKKVVKSPKKVVQKAPATKKAPAKKVAKPKVKRTAAKKK, encoded by the exons atgacAGAAGTCGCTCCAGCTCAAGCTCCAGCCGCCGCCACGGCTAAAGCGGCCAAGAAGACGGCCGTGAAACCGAAGAAGGTCGGCCCCAGCGTCAGTGAGCTCATCGTGAAAGCCGTGTCCGCGTCCAAGGAGCGGAGCGGCGTGTCAGTGGCCGCCCTCAAGAAGGCTCTGGCTGGCGGAGGCTACGATGTGGAGAAGAACAATGCCCGCGTCAACAACACCATCAAGAAGCTGGTGGTCAACGAGACCCTGGTCCAGACCAAGGGAACCGGGGCCACCGGCTCGTTCAAGATGAGCAAGAAGGTGGAGACCAAGGTCCAGAAGCCGGTGAAGAAGGCCGCTCCCAAAGCGAAGAAGCCCGCCGCCAAGAAACCCGCAGTGGCTAAAAAGCCCAAGTCAGCGGCAGCCAAGAAGCCAGCAGCCGCTAAAAAGTCCCTGAAGAAGGTGACGAAACCAGCAGCGGCCAAGGAGCCCACCAAGAGCCCCAAGAAGGTGGCGGCGAAGAGCCCCAAGAAGGTGGCGGCGAAGAGCCCCAAGAAGGTGGTGAAGAGCCCCAAGAAG GTGGTGCAAAAGGCGCCTGCTACCAAGAAAGCCCCCGCGAAGAAGGTCGCCAAACCCAAAGTGAAGAGGACAGCAGCCAAGAAGAAGTGA
- the LOC117756242 gene encoding histone H3: MARTKQTARKSTGGKAPRKQLATKAARKSAPATGGVKKPHRYRPGTVALREIRRYQKSTELLIRKLPFQRLVREIAQDFKTDLRFQSSAVMALQEASEAYLVGLFEDTNLCAIHAKRVTIMPKDIQLARRIRGERA, translated from the coding sequence ATGGCAAGAACCAAGCAGACTGCGCGTAAATCCACCGGAGGCAAAGCCCCCAGGAAGCAGCTGGCCACCAAGGCTGCTCGTAAGAGCGCCCCGGCCACCGGCGGCGTGAAGAAGCCTCACCGTTACAGGCCCGGTACCGTGGCTCTGAGAGAGATCCGTCGCTACCAGAAATCGACGGAGCTGCTGATCCGCAAGCTGCCCTTCCAGCGCCTGGTGAGAGAAATCGCTCAGGATTTCAAGACCGACCTGCGCTTCCAGAGCTCCGCTGTCATGGCTCTGCAGGAGGCCAGCGAGGCTTACCTGGTCGGCCTGTTTGAGGACACCAACCTGTGCGCCATCCACGCCAAGAGGGTTACCATCATGCCCAAGGACATACAGCTGGCCCGCCGCATCCGCGGAGAGAGAgcttaa
- the LOC117756252 gene encoding histone H2A-like, with protein sequence MSGRGKTGGKARAKAKTRSSRAGLQFPVGRVHRLLRKGNYAHRVGAGAPVYLAAVLEYLTAEILELAGNAARDNKKSRIIPRHLQLAVRNDEELNKLLGGVTIAQGGVLPNIQAVLLPKKTEKAPKSK encoded by the coding sequence ATGTCTGGCAGAGGTAAAACCGGCGGAAAGGCCAGAGCGAAGGCAAAGACTCGCTCGTCCCGCGCTGGGCTCCAGTTCCCCGTCGGTCGTGTCCACAGGCTGCTGCGTAAAGGCAACTACGCACATCGCGTTGGTGCCGGCGCCCCCGTCTACCTGGCGGCTGTGCTGGAGTACCTGACCGCTGAGATCCTGGAGCTGGCTGGAAACGCCGCCCGCGACAACAAGAAGAGCCGTATCATCCCCCGCCACCTGCAGCTGGCCGTCCGCAACGACGAGGAGCTCAACAAACTCCTGGGCGGAGTGACCATCGCTCAGGGCGGCGTGCTGCCCAACATCCAGGCTGTTCTGTTGCCCAAGAAGACCGAGAAGGCCCCCAAGTCCAAGTAA
- the LOC117756266 gene encoding histone H2B, producing the protein MPEPAKSAPKKGSKKAVAKAPGKGGKKRRKSRKESYAIYVYKVLKQVHPDTGISSKAMGIMNCFVSDIFERIAGEASRLAHYNKRSTITSREIQTAVRLLLPGELAKHAVSEGTKAVTKYTSSK; encoded by the coding sequence ATGCCTGAACCAGCGAAGTCTGCGCCCAAGAAGGGCTCCAAGAAAGCGGTGGCGAAGGCCCCCGGTAAGGgcggaaagaagaggagaaagtccaggAAGGAGAGCTACGCCATCTACGTGTACAAGGTGCTGAAGCAGGTCCACCCCGACACTGGGATCTCCTCCAAGGCCATGGGCATCATGAACTGCTTCGTGAGCGACATCTTCGAGCGCATCGCCGGTGAGGCCTCTCGTCTGGCTCATTACAACAAGCgctccaccatcacctccagggAGATTCAGACCGccgtccgcctgctgctgcccggGGAGCTGGCTAAACACGCCGTGTCTGAGGGCACCAAGGCCGTGACCAAGTACACCAGCTCCAAGTAA
- the LOC117756276 gene encoding histone H2B-like, translating into MPEAAKPAPKKGSKKAVAKAPGKAGKKRRKSRKESYAIYVYKVLKQVHPDTGISSKAMGIMNCFVSDIFERIAGEASRLAHYNKRSTITSREIQTAVRLLLPGELAKHAVSEGTKAVTKYTSSK; encoded by the coding sequence ATGCCTGAAGCAGCGAAGCCTGCGCCCAAGAAGGGTTCCAAGAAAGCGGTGGCGAAGGCCCCCGGTAAGGCcggaaaaaagaggagaaagtccaggAAGGAGAGCTACGCCATCTACGTGTACAAGGTGCTGAAGCAGGTCCACCCCGACACTGGGATCTCCTCCAAGGCCATGGGCATCATGAACTGCTTCGTGAGCGACATCTTCGAGCGCATCGCCGGTGAGGCCTCTCGTCTGGCTCATTACAACAAGCgctccaccatcacctccagggAGATTCAGACCGccgtccgcctgctgctgcccggGGAGCTGGCTAAACACGCCGTGTCTGAGGGCACCAAGGCCGTGACCAAGTACACCAGCTCCAAGTAA
- the LOC117756245 gene encoding histone H2A-like, with translation MSGRGKTGGKARAKAKTRSSRAGLQFPVGRVHRLLRKGNYAHRVGAGAPVYLAAVLEYLTAEILELAGNAARDNKKSRIIPRHLQLAVRNDEELNKLLGGVTIAQGGVLPNIQAVLLPKKTEKAPKSKGK, from the exons ATGTCTGGCAGAGGTAAAACCGGCGGAAAGGCCAGAGCGAAGGCAAAGACTCGCTCGTCCCGCGCTGGGCTCCAGTTCCCCGTCGGTCGTGTCCACAGGCTGCTGCGTAAAGGCAACTACGCACATCGCGTTGGTGCCGGCGCCCCCGTCTACCTGGCGGCTGTGCTGGAGTACCTGACCGCTGAGATCCTGGAGCTGGCTGGAAACGCCGCCCGCGACAACAAGAAGAGCCGTATCATCCCCCGCCACCTGCAGCTGGCCGTCCGCAACGACGAGGAGCTCAACAAACTCCTGGGCGGAGTGACCATCGCTCAGGGCGGCGTGCTGCCCAACATCCAGGCTGTTCTGTTGCCCAAGAAGACCGAGAAGGCCCCCAAGTCCAAG GGGAA ATAA